Below is a genomic region from Treponema sp. OMZ 798.
TATTCGGAGGAAGATGCCAAGCATTTTATTAAAGAAGTCGGAAGTTTGTGGAATGTATCTTTAACTTTTGACAGCAGCAAAATAGTAGATCTTTTAAAAGAAAAACATTTTGATTTTGTAATTATAGATGCAGAGTCAGGCGGTCTTTTTCTACCCGATATCCCTGCATTAATCAAAAACGAATTCCCTCATATCCATGTATTTATTATAATACACTGTAAACAAAATGATTTACAATATAATCTCTTAAACTCCCATGTATCGAAAGTTTTTGAACTTCCAAAAGATTTAAAAGGCGTATATGACAAAATTGAAAATTTCTTTTTTGAAGAATTTTGTAAGGAAAAGGAACTTACCTACACGAAAGAAGACGAAAATACACAAATAATAAAAAAAGAAATAATCGGCATAAGCAAGGAAGCATGCGACCTCAGAGAGTTTATTTACAGAGCAGCTAACTCAAACCTGCCGGTCCTCCTATCAGGAGAAACAGGCTCAGGAAAGGGATTGACGGCAAATTTAATACATAGACTATCGCATGTCAAAGACAAAAAATTTATGCCGATAAATGTCAGCTGTATACCGGAATCATTAGCAGAATCTTTTCTATTCGGCACCGAAGAAGGAAGCTTCACAGGCGCAATTAAAAAAGAAGGAGCCTTTTTTGAAGCCTCCGGAGGGACAATTTTTTTAGATGAGATGGAAACCCTTTCAATGGATATCCAAGCAAAACTTCTGCATGTCCTAGAATCGGGCCTTATAAGACCCGTCGGTTCGACAAAATCAAAGCAGGTAGAATTCCGCTTGATAGCAGCTGCAAACGAAGATTTACAAAAAATGATTAACGAAAAAAAATTCCGCCAAGATCTCTACTATAGGCTGGATGTTCTGCACCATGAAATACCGCCTCTAAGGAACAGAAAAGAAGACATAAAATACATTGTTCAAGCTTATCTTGCCAAAACAGAAAAAACGATAAGCGATGAAGCTCAAACAAAGCTGAATTTTCATAATTGGCCGGGAAACATAAGAGAATTATTCAACTGCCTGGACAGGGCCTGCACTCTTGCAGGCCGGGGAGAAAAGATAGAAAATCGTCATATAAAATTCTAGTCGTTTTCGGCGGGTTTTTGGGTTTGGTGAATACCTTTTCCTTTTAGACAAACCGTACCGTCTTTTATAATTATTTGCCCCAAGACATTAACGGGCCTATCCGGATCTATTTTTGACACAAAATCACAAAAAACCGGAACAACGCCTTCCAATACCTGCTTTGTATCATAACCGACCAAGAGGTTAAAGGCTGTACTATATGTACCGGTCTGTATATTGGCAGGCATCCCCTTCCATACTACCCAACAATCAAGATAAAGGAGAGGCTCCTGTTTTACCTGAGCATAAGAATAAATATCCTGTATGTTATCAAAGCCGGGCTCTTCAAAATAGTCCATCAAAAGTCTGGATTTTTGTTTTATTGAAAAAGAGGCGTTAGATGAAAGAAGCCTGTTTATCTCGACTTGGGCAGCATTATCTCTATGAGCTTTAAAATATGCTTGGGCATCCGAATAAGCTTGTAATATTTGACTCTGAGTCAAGACATA
It encodes:
- a CDS encoding sigma 54-interacting transcriptional regulator, whose product is MKNCVYAAYSEEDAKHFIKEVGSLWNVSLTFDSSKIVDLLKEKHFDFVIIDAESGGLFLPDIPALIKNEFPHIHVFIIIHCKQNDLQYNLLNSHVSKVFELPKDLKGVYDKIENFFFEEFCKEKELTYTKEDENTQIIKKEIIGISKEACDLREFIYRAANSNLPVLLSGETGSGKGLTANLIHRLSHVKDKKFMPINVSCIPESLAESFLFGTEEGSFTGAIKKEGAFFEASGGTIFLDEMETLSMDIQAKLLHVLESGLIRPVGSTKSKQVEFRLIAAANEDLQKMINEKKFRQDLYYRLDVLHHEIPPLRNRKEDIKYIVQAYLAKTEKTISDEAQTKLNFHNWPGNIRELFNCLDRACTLAGRGEKIENRHIKF